From one Pecten maximus chromosome 8, xPecMax1.1, whole genome shotgun sequence genomic stretch:
- the LOC117332783 gene encoding beta-1,3-galactosyltransferase brn-like, protein MTSFVTINRKMFVMTITSTIICLYFCVGILVPKEQPPDAPLINFTTNFSYPLDIDMVKLVSDYRNGHIITDEVINPFPYEFIRNPSHKCKLSKEEVKVQDKVFILFMVKSAYGNRRYRDAIRQTWGREGYLRYFNIKTVFTVGVPKDRSQIERIKNESDLVKDILQVDHIDSYFNNTLKMMAEFKWVVKFCQNVKYVVFIDDDYFVSPESLVSMLEYSQNVRDTKLLYMGHKVSKSKPIRDKRNKWYVSHSEYPYDMYPDFINAGTIIMSMEFVIDAQIAMMYTKLFRLDDIFLSIVAKKLQVKAFGTKRVFNRNVMPWDTLNFEFLVTAHHYKPFDVQWLWRRHGRKKNTDIHPRPN, encoded by the coding sequence ATGACGTCTTTCGTAACAATAAACCGTAAAATGTTCGTCATGACAATAACATCAACGATAATCTGCCTGTACTTTTGTGTGGGTATATTAGTCCCCAAGGAACAACCACCGGATGCACCTCTTATTAACTTTACTACCAACTTTTCATATCCTCTGGATATAGACATGGTCAAGCTTGTCTCCGATTATCGGAATGGACATATCATTACTGACGAGGTCATCAACCCTTTTCCATACGAGTTCATCAGGAACCCATCGCACAAATGTAAACTGAGTAAGGaagaggtcaaagttcaagaCAAAGTCTTTATCTTGTTCATGGTGAAATCAGCTTACGGAAATAGGCGGTATCGAGACGCCATTCGTCAGACATGGGGACGCGAGGGGTATCTAAgatattttaatatcaaaactgTATTCACTGTCGGAGTTCCGAAAGACCGAAGTCAGATCGAACGTATAAAAAACGAAAGTGATCTAGTGAAAGACATACTCCAAGTCGACCATATCGACAGTTATTTTAATAACACATTAAAAATGATGGCAGAGTTTAAGTGGGTTGTGAAGTtttgtcaaaatgtcaaatatgttgtttttatagATGACGATTATTTCGTATCGCCGGAATCTCTGGTAAGCATGCTTGAATATTCACAGAACGTGAGGGATACAAAGCTTCTGTACATGGGACATAAAGTCTCTAAATCAAAACCGATCCGAGACAAACGAAACAAGTGGTATGTCTCGCATTCGGAGTATCCGTACGATATGTACCCAGACTTTATCAATGCTGGGACTATCATTATGTCTATGGAGTTTGTCATTGATGCTCAAATCGCCATGATGTACACAAAACTGTTCCGTCTCGATGATATATTCCTATCTATTGTGGCCAAAAAGCTACAAGTGAAGGCCTTTGGAACGAAACGTGTGTTTAACAGAAACGTGATGCCTTGGGACACATTAAACTTCGAGTTTCTCGTGACTGCCCATCATTACAAACCTTTCGATGTACAATGGCTTTGGAGGCGACATGGACGTAAGAAAAATACGGATATACATCCACGACCTAATTAG